From Pseudoalteromonas viridis, the proteins below share one genomic window:
- the coaD gene encoding pantetheine-phosphate adenylyltransferase, whose product MQVTALYPGTFDPLTNGHADLIKRAAKMFDTVILAIAHNPNKKPCFTLDERVALAKEVLAAHSNVKVIGFSGLLVDLAKQQQANVLIRGIRAVSDFDYEFQLANMNRRLFPELESVFLTPSEKNSFISSTLVKEVALHNGDVSEFVSPLVAKALEEKLHG is encoded by the coding sequence ATGCAAGTAACCGCTTTATATCCGGGCACCTTTGACCCGCTCACCAACGGGCATGCCGACTTAATCAAACGCGCGGCCAAAATGTTCGATACCGTCATTTTAGCCATCGCACACAACCCCAACAAAAAACCCTGTTTTACTTTGGATGAACGTGTTGCTTTGGCCAAAGAGGTGCTGGCGGCACATAGCAATGTCAAAGTGATTGGTTTCAGCGGGCTGTTGGTCGATTTGGCCAAACAACAGCAAGCCAATGTACTGATCCGCGGGATCCGTGCGGTTTCTGATTTTGATTATGAATTCCAGCTGGCCAACATGAATCGACGCCTGTTTCCTGAGTTGGAAAGTGTGTTTCTGACACCATCCGAGAAAAACTCTTTCATTTCTTCGACTCTGGTCAAAGAAGTTGCCTTGCATAACGGCGATGTCAGTGAATTTGTCAGCCCATTGGTCGCCAAAGCCCTTGAGGAAAAGTTACACGGATGA